The Collibacillus ludicampi region TCCGAAGTCTGTTTGCAGTATGCATCGCTCTACACCCAATTGACGAATTCCTTGTACCAATTCTTCAGGTTCAATTGACTTCCATTTAGGCATTAATGTAAGCATTGATTTTTCTACATAGGCCCCCAGTGCTACGAGTTCACATTGCAGTGAAAGTTCCATTTTGTTAATTTTTAGGTCAGGATGAGCGACTAAAATTTTCCCCAATCCCCGCTCCGCTGCCGTCTGCACCAAGACTTTCGTCTCTCGAGGCGATAGATGTCCGGTAGCCAGACAAACATCACTTTCTTTGATCAAATCGATGATGTCATACACAACGGGTAATAGTTTTCCATTTTCATCGAAAATTGTGATTCCTTTTTGGGGTAATAGACGAACGGTCGATCTTTGTTCTTTATAGTCACTTTGTCCTTGATAATATTCAATGTGATTTCGTGCGGATCCGGTAGGCATCCAAATCAACTTGGCTCCTTGCTGAATCGCCAGATCCACCGCATAAGGGTTAAGACCGCCTACATATTCGTTCAAAACAAGGGAACCGTACACTTCGATTCCTTGTACGATTTTACTGACTAATTTCGCTCTTGAAACCGTTGATTCTTCATGCGCCTTCAAAACGATTGCCCGCATGCCTGCCGCTTTCGCCTGTTCCGCTAATTGAAAATCATCGACCGAGCGGGGAAAAATACTTGGACTGGAGTGAACATGGATATCGATAGCTCCTTCTAAAAGATTCATCATAACACCTCCGTTCCTTGTATGATCCGTTTTAAAGAAAGATCATCTTCTTGGTATTACGTTTTATACTTCAAGAAGAAATGTTTGGCCAGCGGAAGGTGATGGATCAGGAACGAACACTTGTACGCTGCTTTTGCTGAATGGTTTTACTTTTACATCTCCATCATTTCGGATAATCTGTAACAAGCGGTCATGACCGGGCACTATAAGATCTGCCCATTCGCGTATCACTTGTATACTCGATTGGCTTCGCTTTGCATCCCATGCCATGTCAACATGTCCCGTCAGCAACTCTTTCATGTTCTTGATCGTATCAGATACCAACGCCCAACGACTCCCCTCATATTCAAGAAGCAAGGAATAGAGCCCGGGTGTATGACCGGGAGTGTGTAACCAATGGATCCCTTCTGCTCTTCCCGACGTACCTGATAAAATGCTCAATCTTCCGCAATCTCGCAATGCTGGAAACATTTCGAGCGGAACAGCCAAGTCCCGTGCCCCGTTCTTTTCGATGTGCCAGATTTCCTCCTCATGTAAATAGAACGAGGCGTTCGGGAAAAGACCAAAATTGACAGCATGATCGAAGTGAAAATGGCTTATGAATACAGCGCCGATATCGGAAGGCTGAACTCCAAACGATTGTAATCTGGAAATCAATGTATAACGCTCATTAAAGCCAAGCGTATCAAACAAAATCGGTTTTCTGCCCTCCATCCGGATCAACACACAACTGCTCCAACCAAGAAAACCGCGGTCAGATCTTCCGGGAAATCCTTGAAACAGTACATCAATCTGCATTCTTCTCCCCCCTTATATCTCAATCCCGCAAGCTTCCGCCAAGAGTTCAACGAGATGCACGGCTCGAACTTTGTCTTGCAACCCTTCTCGGATAATGCCCATCTTCATTTGCAATAAGCATCCAGGGTTCGTTGTGATGATGGTCGTAGCACCCGTATTTTTTACTGTCGACATCTTGTCATCCAAAATGTCCATGGATTCATTGTAATTTACAATATTGTAAATTCCCGCTGATCCGCAGCACTTATCCGGATTCTCCATCTCGCGAAGCTCGATACCAGGGATGGATCGAATCAGCTGAAGGGGTTCTTTTGTAACCTTTTGTACGTTGGTCATATGACAAGATCGTTGGTAGGTCACTACTTCCTTCTTTTGATTGGTTTGCTTTACAATTGGAAGCGGACCGGTCATCGTGAGTACTTGGCTGATATCTCTGGTTTTCTCCACGAACGTACGGGCACGAGGCTCCCATTCCGGATCACCGCGAAAGAGATGATCATATTCGATCAACATGGCGCCGCAACCGCCAGCATTGTTTACGATAAAATCGAGAGGCTCGCGGTTTGCTGCTTGTTCAAACGCCGTAATATTCTGCTTCGCTAACTGTTTCGCCGTTTCGAGATCTCCGGTATGTGCATGCAAAGCGCCGCAACATGTTTCCCCTTCGATCATCACAACTTCACAACCTGCTTTTTGCAAGAGTTGCATACTCAAGCGATTGATTTTCTCAAAAATGGCGTCCATGACACAACCGGTGAAAAAAGCGACCCGATATTTAGGTTTTCCTTGAGCCGGAAAGCGGACAGGGCGTTTCGCCCGTTCAACCGGGCTAGGTAAGGTCGGGAGCAAAGCTTCAAATTCCCCAAGGTGATTCGGGAGGAGGCGAAGAAATCCACTGTGTCTGGCAATTTTTTGTAAACCACTTTTCTGATAGAACCATACGAAATTGGCAAGCCGGTTCAGCCGTTTCTTATTTGGAATCACTGAGTGTAAGAGGATGTTCTTCCATCCCTTCGAGGGAGATGATTCCTCTTCTCTCAGGTGTAAAAGTGATTTTGCAGATTCATAGATTTTTCCATATCTCACTCCGGTGGGACAAGCCGTCTCACAGGCACGACAGCCCAGACATTTATCGATCGAATCGGCCAACAAATTGAGATTGGTGAGTTTCCCTTCTGCTGTCATCTTGACCAGATTGATTCTTCCACGGGGTGAATGGGTCTCCTTCCCCATCGTTTGATAGGTCGGGCAAGCCGGCAGGCAATATCCGCATTGGACGCAACTGAAAGTTTCATAATAGGCTAAAGTTTTTTTCAAGTCAGTCAATTTGTTCTCTACCGTTTCTGTTTTATTCATCAGTCAACACCAACTTTTGTCCCGGTTCCGGAAAGATTTTTCCGGGGTTCATAATGTTATTGGGATCCCATGCTTTCTTGATACGTCTCATCATCTCGAGTCCGACTGTACCCAATTCCATTTCCATAAACGGTGCTTTCATCGTGCCAATCCCGTGCTCACCGGACAGAGTTCCACCCAATTCAATCGCGGCGGCGAAAATTTCGGAGACAGCCTGTTCCACCCGCCGCATTTCTTCTTTGTCTCGTTTATCGGCAATAATATTGGGATGGAGGTTGCCGTCACCAGCATGTCCGAAGACCACAAGATCGATGTTGTACTTTGCACGGATCTCTTTCAGCCTTTTAAACATATCAGGGATTTTGCTGCGCGGGACCGTCGCGTCTTCGGAAATTTTGGTGGGTTTGATCTTGGCAATCGCGGGAGACACGAGTTTGCGCGCTTTCCACAACTCCTGTCGTTCCTTATCATTTTTTGCCATTCGGATTTCCCTTGCTCCCACCTGTTTGCAGATCTCGCGAACAGAAGCGATTTCATCCGCTACGGCATGGGGATGCCCATCCACTTCGATTAACAGTATCGCTTCCGCATCGGTAGGCAGACCGCAAGGTTCATAATTTTCCACAGCAGCGATCGAGGCCTGGTCCATCAATTCCAATTTTGACGGCAGAATACCCGAAGACAACACTTTAGAAATCGCCCGTCCGGAATCAACCAGATCGTCAAAAATCGCCATGAGTGTTTCAGAGGCCGGTGGTTTCGGAATTAAACGCAGAATCGCCTCGGTGATGATTCCCAAAGTTCCTTCTGAACCGACAATCAATTTGGTCAGATCATAACCTGTTACATTTTTGACGGTTCTTCCGCCTGTACGAATCACCTCTCCCTCGGGGGTGACCACTTCCAAGCCGATCACGTAATCTTTCGTAACCCCATATTTTAATCCGCGAGGTCCTCCCGAATTTTCCGCCAGATTGCCTCCGATGGTGGATACACCGGAGCTGCTGGGATCAGGGGGATACATCAATCCCTTCTCTTCAGCCGCCTTGTGGATTTGGGATGTAAGGACACCCGGTGAGACGATTGCAACCAAATCTTCCTCATCGATCAGTAGTTTTTGGTTCATTTTCGACATGTCACACACGATCCCGCCTTGTACGGGAAGCGGACCTCCACTTAAACAGGTGGAATGCCCGCGCGGGGTGATGGGAATCTTATATTGATTAGCAAACTTAACCAGTTTAACCACTTCATCCGTGGTGACCGGTTGTACGACAACATCAGGCAAATACGTGCCAAACGAAGCATCGAACGAATAGCTGTAAAGATCGTGTTCTTCCCACAATACCCTTCTTTGGTCGCTGATGATTCTTTTGATTTCGTCCAAGAGTTTCGATTGGAATTGTGTCATGGATATATACCCCTTTTTGAAAAACCATTTCGTTGAGGTTGAATTTTACCATTTTATCCTTCCTGTTTGATCGAATTGTAGCGGAAGCGGTCCCTCGATCCGTTCAATGTTTTCTTTATTTTTCAATTCCCGGTAAATAGGCTCCGATACCCACAATTCATCAAGATGCAATGTATTTTTTATGTAGACGAGTCGAATCGTTTCCGGATTTTTGAGTTTAAGAGCCTTAATAGCTCCCTCTAACAGTTTTTGTTCTGTCGGAAAGGTCATGGGTATAAACGCCCGGCAGACAAACCCGCTTGTCAAACAATTCAAGTACGTCGCTTTCTTGTCGATTTGGGCAACGACTGCTTCCGTTGTAAAATCGGCTAACCCGATCCCGGTGGCATTCCCGTGGGACTCTTTCGATAATCCGAGCACAGCCAGATATTTGATCAAAGGCTGTTTGGGTTCAGGCATCCCTTGAATCCGCAGACGCCCGATAATGTTGGTGTCCATGCCTGTACCGCTAAAATTCTTCCCCATTTCGCCGACCAGGCAGAGGTCAATCTGCTGCACGGGGAGAGAGGGCATCATCGCTTTGGCTTTTTTCAACAATCCCTTTTCTTCCTGAAAGATACGATTTGCGGGAATCCCTTGAATAATGGCTGTTTCTTCAAAAGCGTTTTCAACAATGGCGATTCCGCCAAGAATCGGGGCATGTTTCAAGATCACACCTGCGATCGTCGGGATGGCCTGTGCCAATAGTCCGGCGCCTAAACTGTGAACCATGTCCGCCCCTTTCGCCCTGCCTAAGCCAACAGCCATCATCTTGAGCAGACCGCTTTCATATTCTCCATGAAAAGAAGTATGTGGTTTCACACGATTGACAACAAGAATTCCGTCCGCTTCATAGGCTTCTTTCGCAATATAGACAGGCAGACCCGCCAAATCCTCACTGGCAGTCGTTATTTGCCCCTCTATATATGCTTCTTCTGTAGCACCGATTTGGATGACTTGATCGGAACAAGAAACGGTAGTTCCAATCGCTGTTTCCGTAATGCCCAAACTGTTTAAAACTTCTCGTTGGCCTGAGGCTTCCCCGCGTCCGTGACTCCCCATAGCCGCCACGAGAAAGGGCGAGTATCCCCGGTCTTTGAGATGCTTGACGATCGTCTGCAGGATTTGCACGATGTTTTTGATTCCTCTTGAACCAGCCGTGATCGCAATTCGCGAACCGGGGGAGAGCCTCGTATTCTGCAGACATACATCGACCGCCTTGATGGTCTCGGATTGAATGTCAGATACGGATTGTCCTGAAAAATGCTGTTTCAGCTTATAAAGAGATGGCCATTCAGTCATATATTCAACAACTCCTTGCGGGAGTTTTATCCTTTGAACTTATTTTAAATATCTCAGCTTCACATTTTGTAAATGTTGCCACATAGCCTGCTGCGCTTTTTCCGGATCTTGCTCTGCAATCGCATTCAAGATCTCTACATGCTCGGCCAAA contains the following coding sequences:
- a CDS encoding (Fe-S)-binding protein, whose translation is MNKTETVENKLTDLKKTLAYYETFSCVQCGYCLPACPTYQTMGKETHSPRGRINLVKMTAEGKLTNLNLLADSIDKCLGCRACETACPTGVRYGKIYESAKSLLHLREEESSPSKGWKNILLHSVIPNKKRLNRLANFVWFYQKSGLQKIARHSGFLRLLPNHLGEFEALLPTLPSPVERAKRPVRFPAQGKPKYRVAFFTGCVMDAIFEKINRLSMQLLQKAGCEVVMIEGETCCGALHAHTGDLETAKQLAKQNITAFEQAANREPLDFIVNNAGGCGAMLIEYDHLFRGDPEWEPRARTFVEKTRDISQVLTMTGPLPIVKQTNQKKEVVTYQRSCHMTNVQKVTKEPLQLIRSIPGIELREMENPDKCCGSAGIYNIVNYNESMDILDDKMSTVKNTGATTIITTNPGCLLQMKMGIIREGLQDKVRAVHLVELLAEACGIEI
- a CDS encoding FAD-binding oxidoreductase, with translation MTQFQSKLLDEIKRIISDQRRVLWEEHDLYSYSFDASFGTYLPDVVVQPVTTDEVVKLVKFANQYKIPITPRGHSTCLSGGPLPVQGGIVCDMSKMNQKLLIDEEDLVAIVSPGVLTSQIHKAAEEKGLMYPPDPSSSGVSTIGGNLAENSGGPRGLKYGVTKDYVIGLEVVTPEGEVIRTGGRTVKNVTGYDLTKLIVGSEGTLGIITEAILRLIPKPPASETLMAIFDDLVDSGRAISKVLSSGILPSKLELMDQASIAAVENYEPCGLPTDAEAILLIEVDGHPHAVADEIASVREICKQVGAREIRMAKNDKERQELWKARKLVSPAIAKIKPTKISEDATVPRSKIPDMFKRLKEIRAKYNIDLVVFGHAGDGNLHPNIIADKRDKEEMRRVEQAVSEIFAAAIELGGTLSGEHGIGTMKAPFMEMELGTVGLEMMRRIKKAWDPNNIMNPGKIFPEPGQKLVLTDE
- a CDS encoding DUF362 domain-containing protein, whose product is MTEWPSLYKLKQHFSGQSVSDIQSETIKAVDVCLQNTRLSPGSRIAITAGSRGIKNIVQILQTIVKHLKDRGYSPFLVAAMGSHGRGEASGQREVLNSLGITETAIGTTVSCSDQVIQIGATEEAYIEGQITTASEDLAGLPVYIAKEAYEADGILVVNRVKPHTSFHGEYESGLLKMMAVGLGRAKGADMVHSLGAGLLAQAIPTIAGVILKHAPILGGIAIVENAFEETAIIQGIPANRIFQEEKGLLKKAKAMMPSLPVQQIDLCLVGEMGKNFSGTGMDTNIIGRLRIQGMPEPKQPLIKYLAVLGLSKESHGNATGIGLADFTTEAVVAQIDKKATYLNCLTSGFVCRAFIPMTFPTEQKLLEGAIKALKLKNPETIRLVYIKNTLHLDELWVSEPIYRELKNKENIERIEGPLPLQFDQTGRIKW
- a CDS encoding DUF6282 family protein, whose translation is MNLLEGAIDIHVHSSPSIFPRSVDDFQLAEQAKAAGMRAIVLKAHEESTVSRAKLVSKIVQGIEVYGSLVLNEYVGGLNPYAVDLAIQQGAKLIWMPTGSARNHIEYYQGQSDYKEQRSTVRLLPQKGITIFDENGKLLPVVYDIIDLIKESDVCLATGHLSPRETKVLVQTAAERGLGKILVAHPDLKINKMELSLQCELVALGAYVEKSMLTLMPKWKSIEPEELVQGIRQLGVERCILQTDFGQANHPTPTVGYQKFIELLLEYGLEEKEIHRMACQNPAILLGLST
- a CDS encoding MBL fold metallo-hydrolase, which produces MQIDVLFQGFPGRSDRGFLGWSSCVLIRMEGRKPILFDTLGFNERYTLISRLQSFGVQPSDIGAVFISHFHFDHAVNFGLFPNASFYLHEEEIWHIEKNGARDLAVPLEMFPALRDCGRLSILSGTSGRAEGIHWLHTPGHTPGLYSLLLEYEGSRWALVSDTIKNMKELLTGHVDMAWDAKRSQSSIQVIREWADLIVPGHDRLLQIIRNDGDVKVKPFSKSSVQVFVPDPSPSAGQTFLLEV